In Thermodesulfovibrionales bacterium, a single window of DNA contains:
- the nadB gene encoding L-aspartate oxidase, with translation MDELAVDFLVIGSGVAGLRAAIELAPHGKVLIVTKDLPTESSTEYAQGGIAVALSDEDEVGIHFEDTLRAGDGLCSGEAVKVLVEEGPERITELISWGAEFDRAGTKLAFTREAAHSKNRILHAQGDSTGKELERVLLAKVRTFPSVEKYSFAFTLDLIVKDGECLGATVLREGKAISLFAKATVLATGGAGQLFERTTNPEVATGDGMAIAFRAGAVLEDMEFVQFHPTSLYVPGTPQFLLSEAMRGEGAVLRNREKEPFMKNYNALAELAPRDVVSRAIISEMVKTGSSHVYLDLTHLDHDFVRKRFPRISATCKAYGIDIAEDLIPVSPAAHYIMGGIKTDLEGATNIKRFYAAGEVACTRVHGANRLASNSLLEGLVFGARAGSAASRHRNQPTVAGFKEEPATHLSPASADPPDRNMGEIRKALRRLMWERVGIIRCSESLSIAHERLAQWLTLVENASLTRQEQEIRNMVTVANLIAETALSRRGSIGAHFRSDFPERGKDWNKHFACMKGISIPV, from the coding sequence ATGGATGAACTCGCCGTCGATTTTCTCGTTATCGGAAGCGGAGTGGCCGGCCTCAGGGCTGCCATCGAGCTGGCTCCACACGGCAAGGTCCTTATTGTCACAAAGGATCTCCCCACCGAGAGCAGCACAGAATATGCACAGGGTGGAATTGCCGTTGCCCTGAGCGACGAAGACGAGGTAGGGATCCATTTCGAAGATACGCTGAGGGCAGGAGACGGGCTCTGCAGCGGGGAGGCGGTGAAGGTACTTGTTGAGGAAGGTCCCGAGAGGATCACCGAGCTCATCTCATGGGGCGCTGAGTTCGACAGGGCAGGGACAAAGCTCGCCTTCACAAGGGAGGCGGCCCATTCCAAGAACCGCATCCTCCATGCCCAGGGGGACTCCACAGGGAAAGAACTCGAGAGGGTACTCCTCGCCAAGGTCAGGACCTTCCCTTCGGTGGAGAAATATTCCTTCGCCTTTACCCTTGACCTCATCGTGAAGGATGGCGAGTGCCTTGGGGCAACGGTTCTAAGGGAAGGCAAGGCGATCAGCCTTTTTGCAAAGGCAACGGTCCTTGCTACGGGAGGGGCAGGACAGCTCTTTGAGAGGACAACAAACCCCGAAGTGGCAACAGGAGACGGCATGGCGATCGCCTTCAGGGCCGGGGCGGTCCTGGAAGATATGGAATTCGTCCAGTTTCATCCCACCAGCCTCTACGTTCCCGGCACTCCACAGTTTCTCCTGAGCGAGGCGATGCGGGGAGAAGGGGCAGTGTTGAGGAACAGAGAGAAGGAACCCTTTATGAAGAACTATAATGCCCTGGCAGAGCTTGCGCCTCGGGATGTGGTTTCGAGGGCCATAATCTCGGAAATGGTAAAGACGGGGAGCAGCCATGTCTATCTCGACCTCACCCATCTCGACCACGATTTTGTGAGGAAAAGGTTTCCGAGGATCAGTGCCACCTGCAAGGCCTACGGTATTGACATAGCTGAAGACCTCATCCCGGTTTCGCCTGCCGCGCACTATATCATGGGCGGCATCAAGACCGATCTGGAGGGAGCGACTAACATCAAGCGTTTCTATGCGGCGGGAGAGGTTGCCTGCACGAGGGTGCACGGTGCAAACCGGCTCGCAAGCAACAGTCTTCTTGAAGGACTCGTCTTCGGTGCACGGGCAGGAAGCGCAGCCTCCCGTCATAGAAATCAGCCCACGGTCGCCGGATTCAAGGAAGAACCAGCTACTCATCTTTCGCCGGCATCGGCAGATCCTCCTGACCGTAACATGGGAGAGATACGGAAGGCCCTGAGGAGACTCATGTGGGAGAGGGTTGGAATCATACGGTGTTCCGAATCACTTTCGATTGCCCATGAAAGACTTGCTCAGTGGCTCACCCTTGTCGAGAATGCATCTCTCACGCGGCAGGAGCAGGAGATA